One Burkholderia vietnamiensis LMG 10929 genomic window carries:
- a CDS encoding IlvD/Edd family dehydratase produces MSATKPRLRSTEWFGTNDKNGFMYRSWMKNQGIPDHEFDGRPIIGICNTWSELTPCNAHFRKLAEHVKRGVFEAGGFPVEFPVFSNGESNLRPSAMLTRNLASMDVEEAIRGNPIDAVVLLAGCDKTTPALLMGAASCDVPAIVVSGGPMLNGKLEGKNIGSGTAVWQLHEALKAGEIDLHHFLSAEAGMSRSAGTCNTMGTASTMACMAEALGVALPHNAAIPAVDSRRYVLAHMSGIRIVEMALEGLVLSKVLTRAAFENAIRANAAIGGSTNAVIHLKAIAGRIGVPLELEDWMRIGRDTPTIVDLMPSGRFLMEEFYYAGGLPAVLRRLGEGGLLPHPDALTVNGKSLWDNVREAPNYDDEVIRPLDRPLIADGGICILRGNLAPRGAVLKPSAASPELLKHRGRAVVFENLEHYKATINDESLDVDASSVMVLKNCGPRGYPGMAEVGNMGLPPKLLRQGVKDMVRISDARMSGTAYGTVVLHVAPEAAAGGPLAAVRNGDWIELDCEAGTLHLDITDDELQRRLSDVDPTAAPGVSAQLGKGGYARLYIDHVMQADEGCDLDFLVGTRGADVPSHSH; encoded by the coding sequence ATGTCGGCAACAAAACCCAGGCTGCGCTCCACCGAATGGTTCGGCACCAATGACAAGAACGGCTTCATGTATCGAAGCTGGATGAAGAACCAGGGCATCCCCGATCACGAGTTCGACGGCCGGCCGATCATCGGCATCTGCAATACATGGTCCGAACTGACGCCCTGCAACGCCCATTTCCGCAAGCTGGCCGAGCACGTGAAGCGCGGCGTCTTCGAAGCGGGCGGCTTTCCGGTCGAGTTCCCGGTGTTCTCGAACGGCGAATCGAACCTGCGGCCGTCCGCGATGCTCACGCGCAATCTTGCATCGATGGACGTCGAAGAGGCCATCCGCGGCAACCCGATCGACGCGGTCGTGCTGCTCGCCGGCTGCGACAAGACCACGCCGGCGCTCCTGATGGGCGCGGCGAGCTGCGACGTGCCGGCGATCGTCGTGTCGGGCGGCCCGATGCTGAACGGCAAGCTGGAAGGCAAGAACATCGGCTCGGGCACGGCCGTGTGGCAACTGCACGAAGCGCTGAAGGCCGGCGAGATCGACCTCCATCACTTCCTGTCGGCCGAAGCCGGGATGTCGCGCTCGGCCGGCACCTGCAACACGATGGGCACCGCGTCGACGATGGCGTGCATGGCCGAGGCGCTCGGCGTCGCGCTGCCGCACAACGCGGCGATTCCGGCCGTCGATTCGCGCCGCTACGTGCTCGCGCACATGTCGGGCATCCGCATCGTCGAGATGGCGCTCGAAGGGCTCGTGCTGTCGAAGGTGCTGACGCGCGCCGCGTTCGAGAACGCGATCCGCGCCAACGCGGCGATCGGCGGCTCGACCAATGCGGTGATCCACCTGAAGGCGATCGCGGGCCGCATCGGCGTGCCGCTGGAGCTCGAGGACTGGATGCGCATCGGCCGCGACACGCCGACGATCGTCGACCTGATGCCGTCCGGGCGCTTCCTGATGGAGGAGTTCTATTACGCGGGCGGCCTGCCGGCCGTGCTGCGCCGGCTCGGCGAAGGCGGGCTGCTGCCGCATCCGGACGCGCTGACGGTCAACGGCAAGTCGCTGTGGGACAACGTGCGCGAAGCGCCGAACTACGACGACGAGGTGATCCGTCCGCTCGACCGGCCGCTGATCGCGGACGGCGGCATCTGCATCCTGCGCGGCAATCTCGCGCCGCGCGGCGCGGTGCTGAAGCCGTCGGCGGCGAGCCCCGAGCTGCTCAAGCATCGCGGTCGCGCGGTGGTGTTCGAGAACCTCGAGCACTACAAGGCGACGATCAACGACGAATCGCTCGACGTGGACGCCAGCTCGGTGATGGTGCTGAAGAACTGCGGGCCGCGCGGGTATCCGGGGATGGCCGAGGTCGGCAACATGGGGCTGCCGCCGAAGCTGCTGCGTCAGGGCGTGAAGGACATGGTGCGGATCTCGGACGCGCGGATGAGCGGCACCGCGTACGGCACGGTCGTGCTGCACGTCGCGCCGGAAGCGGCGGCCGGCGGCCCGCTGGCGGCGGTGCGCAACGGCGACTGGATCGAGCTCGACTGCGAGGCCGGCACGCTGCATCTGGACATTACGGATGACGAACTGCAGCGGCGGCTGTCCGACGTCGATCCGACCGCGGCGCCCGGTGTATCCGCGCAGCTCGGCAAGGGCGGGTATGCGCGGCTTTACATCGATCACGTGATGCAGGCCGACGAGGGCTGCGACCTCGACTTCCTGGTCGGCACGCGCGGCGCGGACGTGCCGAGCCATTCGCATTGA
- a CDS encoding LacI family DNA-binding transcriptional regulator — protein MATLDEVARRAGVTAATVSNVLRDRGRVGEATRARVLEAVQALGYRPHLAARALAEGRAPTVALMVSSIANPFYPEFALAVERAVRRNGQFLIVCNTNEDPLQGRAYLDQIAGTISEGILVTNANLHLPDLADVARRGVPVVLCLWERPDAPPDGLPCVAVDFREAGRIATRHLVELGHRAIGVIVGGSASGVQAARYDGFVDVMREAGLDASIVAAEPDSIEGGVRAAGRLLDAHPELTALVATNDLPAIGALHAAADRGRRVPDDLSIVGITDIHLARDTRPTLTTVAIPTAEAAALAVELLNTLREAGGRIDDGSRVRIASAPRLVVRGTTSAVPGRRVDG, from the coding sequence ATGGCGACACTCGACGAAGTGGCGCGTCGCGCCGGCGTGACGGCCGCGACGGTGTCGAACGTGCTGCGCGATCGCGGGCGGGTCGGCGAAGCGACGCGCGCGCGGGTGCTCGAGGCCGTGCAGGCGCTCGGCTACCGGCCGCATCTGGCGGCGCGCGCGCTGGCCGAAGGGCGCGCTCCGACGGTCGCGCTGATGGTGTCGAGCATCGCGAACCCGTTCTATCCGGAGTTCGCGCTGGCGGTCGAGCGCGCGGTGCGGCGCAACGGGCAGTTCCTGATCGTCTGCAACACGAATGAAGATCCGTTGCAGGGGCGCGCGTATCTCGACCAGATCGCCGGCACGATTTCGGAGGGCATTCTGGTGACGAACGCGAACCTGCATCTGCCCGACCTCGCCGACGTCGCGCGCCGCGGCGTGCCGGTCGTGCTGTGTCTGTGGGAGCGGCCCGATGCGCCGCCCGACGGGTTGCCGTGCGTGGCGGTGGATTTCCGCGAGGCGGGGCGGATCGCGACGCGGCATCTGGTCGAGCTCGGGCATCGGGCGATCGGCGTGATCGTCGGCGGCTCGGCGAGCGGCGTGCAGGCGGCGCGCTACGACGGTTTCGTCGACGTGATGCGCGAAGCGGGGCTCGACGCGTCGATCGTCGCGGCCGAGCCCGATTCGATCGAAGGCGGCGTGCGCGCGGCCGGCCGGCTGCTCGATGCGCATCCCGAGTTGACCGCGCTGGTCGCGACCAACGATCTGCCCGCGATCGGCGCGCTGCACGCGGCGGCCGATCGCGGCAGGCGCGTGCCCGACGACCTGTCGATCGTCGGCATCACCGACATCCACCTGGCGCGCGACACGCGGCCGACGCTGACGACGGTCGCGATTCCGACCGCCGAGGCGGCGGCGCTCGCGGTCGAGTTGCTCAATACGTTGCGCGAGGCGGGCGGCCGGATCGACGACGGGTCGCGCGTGCGGATCGCGTCGGCGCCGCGGTTGGTCGTGCGCGGGACGACCAGTGCGGTGCCGGGGAGGCGGGTGGATGGGTAG
- a CDS encoding Gfo/Idh/MocA family protein, producing MSKVISLGVVGIGKIARDQHLPAIAAEPGFALTACASRHAEVNGVRNYQDLPALLAAEPELDAVSLCAPPQVRYGQARAALEAGKHVMLEKPPGATLGEVAALDALARERGLTLFATWHSRCASAVEPARAWLATRTIRAVQVRWKEDVRRWHPGQQWIWEPGGLGVFDPGINALSIVTRILPRELVLREATLYVPSDAQMPIAAELDCADTDGVPVHAEFDWRHGPVEQWEIAVDTSDGVLAISRGGAQLSIAGEPVELGPQREYAALYAQFHALIARGASDVDARPLRLVADAFLFGRRVGTDAFGR from the coding sequence ATGAGCAAGGTGATTTCGCTGGGCGTCGTCGGGATCGGCAAGATCGCACGCGACCAGCATCTGCCGGCGATCGCCGCCGAGCCGGGGTTCGCGCTGACCGCGTGCGCGAGCCGTCATGCGGAAGTCAACGGCGTGCGCAACTATCAGGACCTGCCCGCGTTGCTGGCCGCCGAGCCGGAACTCGACGCGGTGTCGCTGTGCGCGCCGCCGCAGGTGCGCTACGGGCAGGCGCGCGCGGCGCTCGAAGCCGGCAAGCACGTGATGCTCGAGAAGCCGCCGGGCGCGACGCTCGGCGAAGTGGCCGCACTCGACGCGCTCGCGCGCGAGCGCGGCCTCACGCTGTTCGCGACCTGGCACTCGCGCTGCGCGAGCGCCGTCGAACCGGCGCGCGCGTGGCTCGCGACGCGCACGATCCGCGCGGTGCAGGTGCGCTGGAAGGAGGACGTGCGGCGCTGGCATCCGGGCCAGCAATGGATCTGGGAGCCGGGCGGCCTCGGCGTGTTCGACCCCGGCATCAATGCGCTGTCGATCGTCACGCGGATCCTGCCGCGCGAGCTGGTGCTGCGCGAGGCGACGCTGTACGTGCCGAGCGACGCGCAGATGCCGATCGCGGCCGAACTCGATTGCGCCGATACGGACGGCGTGCCCGTCCACGCCGAATTCGACTGGCGGCACGGCCCCGTCGAGCAGTGGGAGATCGCGGTCGACACGTCCGACGGCGTGCTCGCGATCAGCCGCGGCGGCGCGCAACTGTCGATCGCCGGCGAGCCGGTCGAACTCGGGCCGCAGCGTGAATATGCGGCGCTGTATGCGCAGTTCCACGCGCTGATCGCGCGCGGTGCAAGCGACGTCGACGCGCGGCCGTTGCGGCTCGTCGCCGACGCGTTCCTGTTCGGGCGACGCGTCGGCACCGACGCGTTCGGCCGCTGA
- a CDS encoding dihydrodipicolinate synthase family protein, with product MTSSSTPRYRGIFPVVPTTFTDTGELDLASQKRAVDFMIDAGSDGLCILANFSEQFAITDDERDVLTRTILEHVAGRVPVIVTTSHYGTQVCAARSLRAQQLGAAMVMAMPPYHGATFRVPEAQIFDFYARVSDAIDIPIMIQDAPASGTVLSAPLLARMAREIEQVAYFKIETPGAANKLRELIRLGGDAIEGPWDGEEAITLLADLHAGATGAMTGGGFPDGIRPILEAFRDGRHDEAFAHYQTWLPLINHENRQSGILTAKALMKEGGVIACERPRHPMPELHPDTRAELIAIARRLDPLVLRWAH from the coding sequence ATGACATCGAGCAGCACGCCGCGCTATCGCGGCATTTTCCCCGTCGTCCCGACGACGTTTACCGACACCGGCGAACTCGACCTCGCGAGCCAGAAGCGCGCGGTCGATTTCATGATCGACGCCGGCTCGGACGGGCTGTGCATCCTCGCGAACTTCTCCGAGCAGTTCGCGATCACCGACGACGAGCGCGACGTGCTCACGCGCACCATCCTCGAACACGTGGCCGGCCGCGTGCCGGTGATCGTCACGACGTCGCACTACGGCACGCAGGTCTGTGCGGCGCGCAGCCTGCGCGCGCAGCAGCTCGGCGCGGCGATGGTGATGGCGATGCCGCCGTATCACGGCGCGACGTTTCGCGTGCCCGAAGCGCAGATCTTCGACTTCTACGCGCGCGTGTCCGATGCGATCGACATCCCGATCATGATCCAGGACGCCCCCGCGAGCGGCACCGTGCTGTCCGCGCCGTTGCTCGCGCGGATGGCGCGCGAGATCGAGCAGGTCGCGTACTTCAAGATCGAAACGCCGGGCGCCGCGAACAAGCTGCGCGAACTGATCCGGCTCGGCGGCGACGCGATCGAAGGGCCGTGGGACGGCGAGGAGGCGATCACGCTGCTCGCCGACCTGCACGCGGGCGCGACCGGCGCGATGACCGGCGGCGGCTTTCCGGACGGCATCCGGCCGATCCTCGAAGCGTTCCGCGACGGCCGCCACGACGAAGCGTTCGCGCATTACCAGACGTGGCTGCCGCTGATCAACCACGAGAACCGCCAGTCCGGAATCCTGACCGCCAAGGCGCTGATGAAGGAAGGCGGCGTGATCGCATGCGAGCGGCCGCGCCATCCGATGCCCGAGCTGCATCCGGACACCCGCGCGGAACTGATCGCGATCGCGCGCCGGCTCGATCCGCTCGTGCTGCGCTGGGCGCACTGA
- the araG gene encoding L-arabinose ABC transporter ATP-binding protein AraG, with protein sequence MTMQTITAVPGNGAAATPGAATPLAGGALLALDGITVTFPGVRALDGVSLAVRAGEVHGLMGENGAGKSTLLKVLSGVNQPQAGTLTLNGTEQRFASTRAALEAGIAIIYQELHLVPELTVAENLMLGQLPSRLGVVDERALAVRALDALERLGEHIDPDIPVKYLSIGQRQMIEIGKALMRDARVIAFDEPTSSLSARETTQLFRIIRSLREQGRAIIYVTHRMEEVDALCDRVTVFRDGRRIETFESVADLDRDRLIGCMVGRSIEDVYGYRPRAAGDVMIEAKALTGPGLSEPVSFAARRGEIVGFFGLVGAGRSELMKLLYGAVRPTGGHVELGGARVAFRSPRDAVRAGIALCPEDRKHEGIVAIASVADNLNISARRHFSPARMLLDGRRERELAQKYIERLAIKTRDGDTPIGALSGGNQQKVVLARWLAERIDVFLMDEPTRGIDVGARAEIYNLFYELAEAGRTVIIVSSDLAEVIGVADRIIVMKEGRIAGEVAKAQATPDTLIKLALPR encoded by the coding sequence ATGACGATGCAGACGATCACGGCCGTGCCCGGCAACGGCGCTGCGGCCACGCCCGGCGCCGCGACGCCGCTCGCCGGCGGCGCGCTGCTCGCGCTCGACGGCATCACGGTGACGTTCCCGGGCGTGCGCGCGCTCGACGGCGTGTCGCTGGCGGTGCGCGCGGGCGAGGTGCACGGGCTGATGGGCGAGAACGGCGCCGGCAAGTCGACGCTGCTGAAGGTGCTGTCCGGCGTGAACCAGCCGCAGGCCGGCACGTTGACGCTGAACGGCACCGAGCAGCGTTTCGCGTCGACGCGCGCGGCGCTCGAGGCCGGCATCGCGATCATCTATCAGGAACTGCACCTGGTGCCGGAGCTGACGGTCGCGGAAAACCTGATGCTCGGCCAGCTGCCGAGCCGGCTCGGCGTGGTCGACGAACGCGCGCTCGCCGTGCGCGCGCTCGACGCGCTGGAGCGGCTCGGCGAGCACATCGATCCCGACATCCCGGTGAAGTACCTGTCGATCGGCCAGCGCCAGATGATCGAGATCGGCAAGGCGCTGATGCGCGACGCGCGCGTGATCGCATTCGACGAACCGACCAGCTCGCTGTCGGCGCGCGAGACGACGCAGCTGTTCCGCATCATTCGCTCGCTGCGCGAGCAGGGCCGCGCGATCATCTACGTGACGCACCGGATGGAGGAGGTCGACGCGCTGTGCGATCGCGTGACGGTGTTCCGCGACGGCCGGCGGATCGAGACGTTCGAGTCGGTCGCCGATCTCGACCGCGACCGGCTGATCGGCTGCATGGTCGGCCGCTCGATCGAGGACGTCTACGGCTACCGGCCGCGCGCGGCCGGCGACGTGATGATCGAGGCGAAGGCCTTGACCGGCCCCGGCCTGTCCGAGCCGGTGTCGTTCGCCGCGCGGCGCGGCGAGATCGTCGGCTTCTTCGGGCTGGTCGGCGCAGGCCGCTCGGAGCTGATGAAGCTGCTGTACGGCGCCGTGCGTCCGACCGGCGGGCACGTCGAGCTGGGCGGCGCGCGCGTCGCGTTCAGGAGCCCGCGCGACGCGGTGCGCGCCGGTATCGCGCTGTGTCCGGAGGACCGCAAGCACGAGGGCATCGTCGCGATCGCGTCGGTGGCCGACAACCTGAACATCAGCGCGCGCCGCCACTTCAGCCCGGCGCGCATGCTGCTCGACGGGCGGCGCGAGCGCGAGCTCGCGCAGAAGTACATCGAGCGGCTCGCGATCAAGACGCGCGACGGCGACACGCCGATCGGCGCGCTGTCGGGCGGCAACCAGCAGAAGGTCGTGCTCGCGCGCTGGCTGGCCGAGCGCATCGACGTGTTCCTGATGGACGAGCCGACGCGCGGCATCGACGTCGGCGCGCGCGCCGAAATCTACAACCTGTTTTACGAACTCGCGGAAGCGGGCCGCACCGTGATCATCGTGTCGAGCGATCTCGCCGAAGTGATCGGCGTGGCGGACCGCATCATCGTGATGAAGGAAGGGCGCATCGCGGGCGAGGTCGCGAAGGCGCAGGCCACGCCCGACACGCTGATCAAGCTCGCGCTGCCGCGCTAG
- a CDS encoding arabinose ABC transporter substrate-binding protein, which produces MNRTIRRHTLRALLAALCIAPLGMQGAAHADAPLKIGFLVKMPEQAWFINEQNAAAALGQKENFSVVKIGTPDGEKVLAAIDNLGSQGAQGFVICAPDVRLGPAIAARAKRYNMKFVTVDDQLVDSTGKPLPNVPHLGMSATKIGNQVGQAIADEMKRRGWKPEEVGALRITNYELPTAKLRTDGATQALLANGFRKENIFDAPQKTTDDEGGFSAAAPVLARHPNVKKWVVYALNEETVLGAVRATEQLHIPAADVIGVGINGAGEAFAEFQKKEPTGFYGTIAVSSTNHGKDSTQNLVDWIRNGKMPPADTQTSGKLMTRANWQAVRAELGI; this is translated from the coding sequence ATGAACCGCACGATTCGCCGACACACCCTGCGCGCGCTGCTCGCCGCGCTTTGCATCGCGCCGCTCGGGATGCAGGGCGCCGCCCACGCCGACGCGCCGTTGAAGATCGGCTTCCTGGTGAAGATGCCCGAGCAGGCATGGTTCATCAACGAGCAGAACGCGGCCGCCGCGCTCGGCCAGAAGGAGAACTTCTCGGTCGTGAAGATCGGCACGCCGGACGGCGAGAAGGTACTCGCCGCGATCGACAACCTCGGCTCGCAGGGCGCGCAGGGCTTCGTGATCTGCGCGCCGGACGTGCGCCTCGGGCCGGCGATCGCCGCGCGCGCGAAGCGCTACAACATGAAGTTCGTGACGGTCGACGACCAGCTCGTCGACTCGACCGGCAAGCCGCTGCCGAACGTGCCGCACCTCGGCATGTCGGCGACCAAGATCGGCAACCAGGTCGGCCAGGCGATCGCCGACGAGATGAAGCGGCGCGGCTGGAAGCCCGAGGAAGTCGGCGCGCTGCGCATCACCAACTACGAGCTGCCGACCGCCAAGCTGCGCACCGACGGCGCGACGCAGGCGCTGCTCGCGAACGGCTTCCGCAAGGAGAACATCTTCGACGCGCCGCAGAAGACGACCGACGACGAAGGCGGCTTCAGCGCGGCCGCGCCGGTGCTCGCGCGCCATCCGAACGTGAAGAAATGGGTCGTCTATGCGCTCAACGAGGAGACCGTGCTCGGCGCGGTGCGCGCGACCGAACAGCTGCACATCCCGGCCGCGGACGTGATCGGCGTCGGCATCAACGGTGCGGGCGAGGCGTTCGCCGAGTTCCAGAAGAAGGAGCCGACCGGCTTCTACGGGACGATCGCGGTCAGCTCGACGAACCACGGCAAGGACAGCACGCAGAACCTCGTCGACTGGATCCGCAACGGCAAGATGCCGCCGGCCGACACGCAGACGAGCGGCAAGCTGATGACGCGCGCGAACTGGCAGGCCGTGCGCGCCGAGCTGGGCATCTGA
- a CDS encoding OsmC family protein, giving the protein MAHGEHKYRVAVEWTGNRGSGTSGYREYGRDHVIRAGSKPDIPGSSDPAFRGDAQRWNPEDLLVASASACHKLWYLHLCAEAGVRVLAYLDDAHGTMLDGPDHGCFSEIVLHPHVTIRAGDDRELAARLHHDAHAKCYIANSVNFPIRCEPVIEFAAA; this is encoded by the coding sequence ATGGCGCATGGCGAACACAAGTACCGCGTGGCTGTGGAGTGGACCGGCAACCGCGGCAGCGGCACGTCCGGGTATCGCGAATACGGCCGCGATCACGTGATTCGCGCGGGTTCGAAGCCCGACATTCCGGGCTCGTCCGATCCTGCGTTCCGCGGCGACGCGCAGCGCTGGAACCCCGAGGATCTGCTGGTGGCGTCGGCGTCGGCGTGCCACAAGCTCTGGTATCTGCATCTCTGCGCGGAGGCCGGCGTCCGCGTGCTCGCGTATCTCGACGACGCGCACGGAACGATGCTCGACGGCCCCGATCACGGTTGTTTCAGCGAAATCGTGCTGCATCCGCATGTGACGATCCGCGCGGGCGACGATCGCGAGCTGGCGGCGCGTCTGCATCACGATGCGCATGCGAAGTGCTATATCGCGAACTCGGTGAACTTTCCGATCCGCTGCGAACCGGTGATCGAGTTCGCGGCCGCGTAA
- a CDS encoding MFS transporter, translating into MTTQYTPAHPAAEQSDSPAAVDERQLTRLLTRKLVPFLALIYVVAYVDRTVVGFAKLHMNAAVGIGDAAYGLGAGLFFIGYFLCEVPSNLALGRFGARVWFARILATWGVITMAMALVQGPTSFYVLRFLLGAAEAGLYPGILYFLTQWFPMRDRARVIGLLVLAQPLAGIVTGPLAGWLLSTHGLFGLSDWQTLFVVSGLPAVLLTWPTLRLLPESPAHARWLNDVERRWIANQLAADRDTYRPDSHRNPLAALRDRRVLLLAALFLPFPLCIYGLSLWLPTIIHAFGAGDAATGLLSAVPYLFAVLGLLIVPRHSDRKRERYGHIVVVSAAAALTMAASAWVRQPALQLAFICLTAFSLYSIQAVVWALPGEFLSGTSAAVGIAAINSLANLGGYAGPYGIGLIKAATGSLAAGLYFLAATLLFAVLMTFVVRAALRTPEPAARAFARES; encoded by the coding sequence ATGACGACGCAGTACACGCCCGCGCACCCCGCGGCGGAACAGTCCGATTCGCCGGCAGCCGTCGACGAGCGGCAGCTGACCCGCCTGCTCACGCGCAAGCTGGTGCCGTTCCTCGCGCTGATCTACGTGGTCGCGTACGTCGACCGTACGGTCGTCGGCTTCGCGAAGCTGCACATGAACGCGGCGGTCGGCATCGGCGACGCCGCGTACGGCCTCGGCGCCGGACTCTTCTTCATCGGCTACTTCCTCTGCGAAGTACCGAGCAACCTCGCACTCGGCCGCTTCGGCGCACGCGTGTGGTTCGCACGCATCCTCGCGACGTGGGGCGTGATCACGATGGCGATGGCGCTCGTGCAAGGCCCCACCAGCTTCTACGTGCTGCGCTTCCTGCTCGGCGCAGCCGAAGCCGGCCTCTATCCCGGCATCCTGTACTTCCTCACGCAATGGTTCCCGATGCGCGACCGGGCGCGCGTGATCGGCCTGCTCGTCCTCGCGCAGCCGCTCGCCGGCATCGTCACGGGCCCGCTGGCCGGCTGGCTGCTGTCGACGCACGGGCTGTTCGGCCTGTCCGACTGGCAGACGCTGTTCGTCGTCAGCGGCCTGCCGGCCGTGCTGCTCACGTGGCCGACGCTGCGGCTGCTGCCGGAGTCGCCCGCGCACGCGCGCTGGCTGAACGACGTCGAGCGCCGCTGGATCGCGAACCAGCTCGCCGCCGACCGCGACACGTATCGCCCCGATTCGCACCGCAACCCGCTCGCCGCATTGCGCGATCGCCGCGTGCTGCTGCTCGCCGCGCTGTTCCTGCCGTTTCCGCTGTGCATCTACGGGCTGTCGCTGTGGCTGCCGACGATCATCCACGCATTCGGCGCCGGCGATGCGGCCACCGGGCTGCTGTCCGCGGTGCCGTACCTGTTCGCGGTGCTCGGCCTGCTGATCGTGCCGCGCCATTCGGACCGCAAGCGCGAGCGCTACGGACACATCGTCGTCGTATCGGCGGCGGCCGCGCTGACGATGGCCGCGAGCGCATGGGTGCGGCAGCCCGCGCTGCAGCTGGCGTTCATCTGCCTGACCGCGTTCTCGCTCTACTCGATCCAGGCGGTCGTGTGGGCGCTGCCCGGCGAATTCCTGAGCGGCACCAGCGCGGCGGTCGGTATCGCCGCGATCAACTCGCTCGCGAATCTCGGCGGCTACGCGGGGCCGTACGGCATCGGCCTGATCAAGGCGGCGACCGGCAGCCTCGCGGCCGGCCTGTACTTTCTCGCGGCGACGCTGCTGTTCGCGGTGCTGATGACGTTCGTCGTGCGCGCGGCGCTGCGCACGCCCGAACCGGCCGCGCGCGCCTTCGCCCGCGAATCATGA
- a CDS encoding LysR family transcriptional regulator, translated as MTEASPWGNRNRLKTRQLLLVVALADEGSIHRAAAALSMTQPAASKLLRELEESIGAVLFERLPRGMRPTLYGDALIRHARAALGSLDQAREELAALKAGHLGHVAVGAITSPGLRLVPPAVAAVKGTHANVRVSVAIDTSNALLEHLAQDKLDIVLGRLSAEHDKLHLRYEPLTGEPVAAVVRPGHPLLAQAPLSLADVQRAAWVMPPAGSVLRHRFELVFQRASLAPPVNVVETAALLFITQLIEQSDMIAVLAEDVATYYARHGIVSVLPLQMDCRMDDFGIITRTDRLPSPAVEVMADALRAAARDVYGVAL; from the coding sequence ATGACCGAAGCCAGCCCGTGGGGAAACCGCAATCGCCTGAAGACGCGCCAGTTGCTGCTGGTCGTCGCGCTCGCCGACGAAGGCAGCATTCACCGCGCGGCGGCCGCGCTGAGCATGACGCAGCCGGCCGCGTCGAAGCTGCTGCGCGAGCTCGAGGAGTCGATCGGCGCGGTGCTGTTCGAGCGGCTGCCGCGCGGGATGCGGCCGACGCTGTACGGCGACGCGCTGATCCGCCACGCGCGCGCCGCGCTCGGCAGCCTCGATCAGGCGCGCGAGGAGCTGGCCGCGCTGAAGGCCGGGCATCTCGGGCATGTCGCGGTGGGCGCGATCACGTCGCCGGGCCTGCGGCTGGTGCCGCCGGCCGTCGCGGCCGTGAAGGGCACGCACGCGAACGTGCGCGTGTCGGTCGCGATCGACACCAGCAACGCGCTGCTCGAGCACCTCGCGCAGGACAAGCTGGACATCGTGCTGGGCCGGCTGTCGGCCGAGCACGACAAGCTGCATCTGCGGTACGAGCCGCTGACCGGCGAGCCCGTCGCCGCGGTCGTGCGGCCGGGCCATCCGCTGCTCGCGCAGGCGCCGCTGTCGCTCGCCGATGTGCAGCGCGCCGCGTGGGTCATGCCGCCGGCCGGCAGCGTGCTGCGCCATCGCTTCGAACTGGTGTTCCAGCGCGCGAGCCTCGCGCCGCCCGTGAACGTGGTCGAGACGGCCGCACTGCTGTTCATCACGCAGCTGATCGAGCAGAGCGACATGATCGCGGTGCTCGCCGAGGATGTCGCCACGTACTACGCGCGCCACGGGATCGTGTCGGTGCTGCCGCTGCAGATGGATTGCCGGATGGACGATTTCGGGATCATCACGCGCACCGACCGGCTGCCTTCGCCGGCCGTCGAGGTGATGGCCGATGCGCTTCGGGCAGCGGCGCGCGACGTTTATGGCGTCGCGCTCTGA